In Prunus dulcis chromosome 1, ALMONDv2, whole genome shotgun sequence, the following are encoded in one genomic region:
- the LOC117623975 gene encoding lipoxygenase 6, chloroplastic gives MYAVKQPTTASLKSNVAVDRRVTGSGTYIKVRKASVLGSGSRVNGHGSVRAVISGGDKAVEASTPVQSKDVTGSLVPSSSGGIQMKAVVTIRKKMKEKITEKIEDQWEFFVNGIGQGIMIQLISEQVDPVTNSGKSVQSAVRGWLPRPLPSDYAHIVEYAADFTVPSDFGSPGAILITNLQGKEFYLLEIVIHGFDGGPVFFPANTWIHSRKDNPESRIIFKNQAYLPSQTPAGLRDLRREDLLSIRGNGKGRRKEHDRIYDYDVYNELGNPDKDQELARPVIGGEERPYPRRCRTGRPPSKSDPLSESRIEKPHPVYVPRDETFEEIKQNTFSAGRLKALLHNLLPSLAATLSSSDIPFKAFSDIDDLYNDGVLIKEEEQKEGKKLFLGSMVKEVLTVGERWLKYEIPAIIKRDRFAWLRDNEFARQTLAGVNPVNIEILKEFPIISKLDPAIYGPPESAITKELIEQELNGISVEKAIEDKRLFILDYHDIFMPFIEKMNSLPGRKAYASRTVFFFTPTGIMRPIAIELSLPPTSSSPHSKHVYTHGHHATTHWIWKLAKAHVCSNDAGIHQLVNHWLRTHACMEPYIIATHRQLSSMHPIYKLLHPHLRYTLEINALARQSLINGGGIIEASFSPGKYAMEVSSAAYKNVWRFDMEALPADLIRRGMAVEDPSAPSGVRLVIEDYPYAADGLLIWSAIKEWVESYVEHYYSEPNSVTSDVELQDWWSEIKNKGHYDKRNEPWWPKLKTKEDLSGILTTMIWVASGQHAAINFGQYPFGGYVPNRPTLMRKLIPQEDDPDYEKFISNPQQTFLSSLATKLQATKVMAVQDTLSTHSPDEEYLGQVNPLHSHWINDQEILKSFNRFSNRLKEIEKIIEKKNRDSHLKNRSGAGIPPYELLLPSSGPGVTGRGIPNSISI, from the exons ATGTATGCAGTGAAACAGCCCACCACTGCTTCTCTCAAGTCAAACGTCGCCGTTGACCGGCGGGTTACCGGGTCCGGGACCTACATCAAGGTACGAAAGGCCAGTGTACTCGGTTCCGGGTCAAGGGTCAATGGGCATGGATCAGTCAGAGCCGTGATCAGTGGTGGAGACAAAGCTGTGGAGGCTTCAACCCCAGTGCAGAGCAAAGACGTTACTGGGTCTTTGgttccttcttcttctggaGGGATCCAAATGAAGGCAGTGGTGACCAtcaggaagaagatgaaggagAAGATCACAGAGAAGATTGAGGATCAGTGGGAGTTCTTTGTTAATGGGATTGGACAGGGGATTATGATTCAGCTCATCAGTGAGCAAGTTGATCCTG TTACCAATTCAGGAAAGAGTGTCCAATCTGCTGTGAGAGGGTGGCTGCCGAGGCCACTGCCTTCGGACTATGCACACATTGTTGAATATGCTGCCGACTTCACAGTCCCATCTGACTTTGGGTCTCCTGGAGCAATTCTTATTACCAATCTTCAGGGCAAAGAGTTCTACTTGTTGGAGATTGTCATTCATGGTTTTGATGGAGGCCCCGTTTTCTTCCCTGCAAACACTTGGATCCATTCGCGCAAGGACAATCCTGAAAGTagaattattttcaaaaatcaa GCATATCTGCCTTCACAAACGCCAGCAGGCCTTAGAGATCTTCGGCGCGAAGACTTACTCAGCATCCGGGGTAATGGGAAAGGCAGGAGGAAGGAACATGATAGAATTTATGACTATGATGTTTACAATGAATTGGGAAATCCTGATAAGGATCAAGAACTAGCTAGACCAGTCATTGGTGGAGAGGAGAGGCCTTATCCTAGGCGCTGTAGAACTGGCAGGCCTCCATCAAAGTCAG ATCCTCTTTCGGAGAGTAGAATTGAAAAGCCCCATCCAGTTTACGTGCCTCGGGATGAAACTTTTGAGGAAATTAAGCAAAACACTTTCTCAGCCGGAAGGTTGAAAGCTTTGCTTCACAATCTTCTACCATCTCTGGCTGCTACATTGTCAAGTTCAGACATCCCTTTCAAGGCCTTCTCTGATATAGATGACCTATATAATGATGGTGTCCTCATTAAAGAAGAGGAGCAAAAGGAAGGCAAGAAACTGTTTCTGGGTAGCATGGTGAAAGAGGTTCTCACAGTTGGAGAAAGGTGGTTGAAATACGAAATCCCGGCTATTATAAAAA GGGATAGATTTGCTTGGTTGCGGGACAATGAGTTTGCACGCCAAACTTTAGCTGGGGTCAATCCAGTGaacattgaaattttgaag GAATTTCCAATTATCAGCAAGCTAGATCCTGCCATTTACGGTCCTCCAGAATCTGCTATCACAAAGGAATTGATAGAGCAGGAACTCAATGGGATAAGTGTAGAAAAG GCTATTGAGGATAAGAGACTGTTTATACTTGATTACCATGACATATTTATGCCGTTTATCGAGAAGATGAACTCGTTGCCGGGGAGAAAAGCTTATGCCTCTAGGACAGTCTTCTTCTTTACCCCTACTGGTATTATGAGGCCTATAGCTATTGAGCTTTCACTTCCACCAACAAGTTCATCCCCCCATAGTAAGCATGTTTACACACATGGGCATCATGCTACTACGCATTGGATTTGGAAGCTGGCCAAAGCTCATGTTTGCTCAAACGATGCCGGCATCCATCAACTAGTTAATCACTG GTTGAGGACTCATGCTTGCATGGAGCCTTATATAATTGCGACTCATAGACAGCTTAGCTCAATGCACCCCATTTACAAGCTTCTTCACCCTCACTTGCGCTACACTTTAGAGATCAATGCACTTGCACGGCAAAGTTTGATAAATGGAGGGGGAATAATTGAAGCTTCTTTTAGTCCTGGAAAGTACGCCATGGAGGTAAGCTCTGCAGCGTACAAGAATGTGTGGAGGTTTGACATGGAGGCATTACCAGCCGATCTTATTCGAAG AGGCATGGCTGTGGAAGATCCTTCAGCTCCTAGTGGCGTGAGACTTGTAATTGAGGACTATCCATATGCTGCGGATGGCCTCCTCATATGGTCTGCCATAAAAGAATGGGTAGAATCCTATGTGGAACACTACTACTCCGAGCCAAATTCTGTCACATCCGATGTTGAGCTCCAAGACTGGTGGAGTGAGATCAAGAATAAGGGTCACTACGACAAGCGGAACGAGCCATGGTGGCCTAAACTTAAAACCAAAGAGGACTTATCCGGTATACTTACAACAATGATTTGGGTCGCTTCAGGTCAACATGCAGCCATCAACTTTGGCCAGTACCCGTTTGGTGGTTATGTGCCAAACCGTCCTACCCTTATGAGAAAACTCATTCCACAAGAAGACGACCCTGATTATGAGAAATTTATTTCCAACCCACAGCAAACTTTCCTGTCTTCCTTGGCAACTAAACTTCAAGCCACCAAGGTAATGGCTGTACAAGATACTCTCTCAACTCACTCCCCAGATGAAGAGTACTTGGGTCAGGTGAACCCTCTGCACTCCCATTGGATCAATGATCAGGAAATTTTGAAATCGTTCAATAGGTTCTCTAATAGACTAAAGGAGATAGAGAAGATCATTGAGAAAAAGAACAGAGATAGCCATCTTAAAAATAGGAGTGGGGCAGGCATTCCGCCATACGAGTTGCTGCTTCCCTCGTCGGGCCCTGGGGTAACTGGCCGCGGAATCCCGAACAGTATTTCTATTTGA